From a region of the Methanocaldococcus sp. genome:
- the dadD gene encoding multifunctional 5'-deoxyadenosine/S-adenosyl-L-homocysteine/5'-methylthioadenosine deaminase, with amino-acid sequence MILIKDVYVNGKRQDILIEGNKIKKIGKVKKDEVEDVEIIDGKKKIAIPGLINTHTHIPMTLFRGVADDLPLMEWLNNYIWPMEAKLNEKIVYWGTLLGCIEMIKSGTTTFNDMYFYLEGISKAVDESGMRAVLAYGMIDLFDEERREKELKNVEKYIKYINELNNSRIIPALGPHAPYTCSKELLMKVNELAKKYNVMIHIHMNETLDEIKTVKEKTGMEPFIYLNSFGFFDDVNVVAAHCVHLTDEEIRIIKEKNINVSHNPISNLKLASGIAPIPKLLKEGINVTLGTDGCGSNNNLNLFEEIKITAILHKGVNLNPTVIKAETAFNFATKNGAKALNIKSGKIKEGYLADIVLINMDKPFLYPKENIMSHLVYAFNGFVDDVIIDGKIVMREGKILTVDEEKVYEKAEEMYEILRS; translated from the coding sequence TTGATATTAATAAAAGATGTTTATGTAAATGGAAAAAGGCAGGATATATTAATTGAAGGAAACAAAATAAAAAAGATTGGAAAAGTTAAAAAAGATGAAGTTGAAGATGTTGAAATTATTGATGGAAAGAAAAAAATAGCAATTCCTGGTTTGATAAATACTCACACCCATATACCAATGACATTGTTTAGGGGAGTTGCTGATGATCTTCCACTAATGGAGTGGTTAAACAATTATATATGGCCAATGGAAGCAAAACTTAACGAAAAAATCGTTTATTGGGGAACATTATTAGGATGTATAGAGATGATTAAAAGCGGAACTACTACATTTAATGATATGTATTTTTACTTAGAGGGGATATCTAAGGCAGTAGATGAAAGTGGAATGAGGGCTGTTTTAGCCTATGGAATGATTGACTTGTTTGATGAAGAAAGAAGAGAAAAAGAGTTAAAAAACGTTGAAAAATACATTAAATATATAAATGAATTAAATAACAGTAGAATAATTCCAGCTTTAGGCCCACATGCCCCATATACTTGCTCCAAAGAATTATTAATGAAAGTTAATGAATTGGCTAAAAAATATAATGTTATGATACACATTCATATGAATGAGACATTAGATGAGATTAAAACAGTTAAAGAGAAAACAGGAATGGAGCCATTTATTTATTTAAATTCATTTGGGTTTTTTGATGATGTAAATGTTGTTGCCGCCCATTGTGTCCATTTAACAGATGAAGAGATAAGAATAATTAAAGAAAAAAATATAAATGTATCTCATAATCCTATTAGTAACTTAAAGTTAGCCTCTGGAATAGCCCCAATACCTAAACTTTTAAAAGAAGGGATAAATGTTACATTGGGAACTGATGGCTGTGGAAGTAACAATAATTTAAATTTATTTGAGGAGATAAAAATAACTGCTATTTTACATAAAGGAGTTAATTTAAATCCTACTGTAATTAAGGCAGAGACTGCTTTTAATTTTGCTACAAAAAATGGGGCTAAGGCGTTGAATATAAAATCTGGAAAAATAAAAGAGGGTTATTTGGCTGATATAGTTTTAATAAATATGGATAAACCATTCCTATATCCAAAAGAAAATATTATGTCTCACTTAGTTTATGCATTCAATGGCTTTGTGGATGATGTTATCATAGATGGAAAAATAGTAATGAGAGAGGGTAAAATATTAACTGTTGATGAAGAAAAAGTATATGAAAAGGCTGAGGAAATGTATGAGATTTTAAGAAGTTAA
- the pstK gene encoding L-seryl-tRNA(Sec) kinase has protein sequence MLIILVGLPSVGKSTFSKNLAKILSKYNIDVIVLGSDLVRESFPKWKEQYEEFIKRTTQLLIDEALKKYWVIVDDTNYYNSMRRDLINLAKKYNKNYAIIYLKAPLNILIKRNVERGEKIPNEVIKKMYEKFDEPGKKYKWDEPFLTIDTTKNFDLEDIAKKLIEKSKEIPKYEEVEENKLKNNNIFDEIDKKTRKIISEYIKSGKISRDKIKDIVNLRKEFLKKLKKLNNIDYNKTIEEFKETINKNIKNENL, from the coding sequence ATGTTAATAATTTTAGTAGGATTGCCTAGTGTGGGGAAATCTACATTTTCAAAAAATTTAGCAAAAATTTTAAGTAAGTATAATATTGATGTTATTGTTTTAGGAAGTGATTTAGTTAGAGAGAGTTTTCCAAAGTGGAAAGAACAGTATGAGGAATTTATTAAAAGAACAACCCAGTTATTAATAGATGAGGCATTAAAAAAATACTGGGTTATAGTTGATGATACAAACTATTACAACTCAATGAGGCGAGATTTAATAAATTTAGCAAAAAAATACAATAAAAACTATGCTATAATTTACTTAAAAGCACCCCTTAATATATTAATTAAAAGAAATGTTGAGAGAGGAGAAAAGATACCAAATGAAGTTATTAAAAAAATGTATGAAAAGTTTGACGAGCCGGGTAAAAAATATAAGTGGGATGAACCATTTTTAACAATAGATACAACAAAAAACTTTGATTTAGAGGATATTGCTAAAAAATTAATTGAAAAAAGCAAAGAAATTCCAAAATATGAAGAAGTTGAAGAAAACAAACTTAAAAATAATAATATATTTGATGAAATTGACAAAAAAACGAGAAAAATCATAAGTGAATACATAAAATCTGGTAAAATTAGTAGAGATAAAATTAAAGACATTGTAAATTTAAGGAAAGAATTTTTAAAGAAATTAAAAAAATTAAACAATATAGATTATAATAAAACCATTGAAGAGTTTAAAGAAACCATTAACAAAAATATAAAAAATGAAAACCTTTAA
- a CDS encoding ATP-dependent Clp protease proteolytic subunit: MDIVGGFFSLIWWLLFFYILMAPQIQYKQLQLARLRLLKEISDKRNSTVITLIHRQESIGFFGIPIYRFISIEDSEEILRAIRSAPKDKPIDLIIHTPGGLVLAATQIAKALKSHPAETRVIVPHYAMSGGTLIALAADKIIMDENAVLGPVDPQLGQYPAPSIVKTVEQKGVEKVDDQTLILADIAKKAINQVQNFIYNLLKDKYGEEKAKKLSRILTEGRWTHDYPITVEEAKKLGLDVDTNVPEEVYALMELYKQPVRQRGTVEFMPYSNPQNSNIK; this comes from the coding sequence ATGGATATTGTTGGAGGATTTTTTAGTTTAATCTGGTGGCTATTGTTTTTTTATATACTTATGGCACCGCAAATACAGTATAAACAATTACAACTTGCAAGGTTAAGACTCCTTAAAGAGATTTCAGATAAAAGAAATTCAACGGTAATTACATTAATACATAGACAAGAAAGTATAGGATTCTTTGGAATACCAATATACAGGTTTATATCAATAGAAGATAGTGAAGAGATTTTGAGAGCTATAAGGTCTGCTCCAAAAGATAAACCGATTGATTTAATTATACACACTCCTGGGGGTTTAGTTTTAGCGGCTACACAAATAGCAAAGGCTTTAAAATCCCATCCAGCAGAAACGAGGGTTATAGTTCCTCACTATGCGATGAGTGGAGGAACTTTAATAGCCTTAGCGGCAGATAAAATAATTATGGACGAAAATGCAGTTTTAGGTCCAGTAGATCCACAACTTGGCCAGTATCCTGCTCCAAGTATTGTTAAAACTGTTGAGCAGAAAGGTGTTGAAAAAGTAGATGATCAAACATTAATATTAGCAGATATTGCTAAAAAAGCAATAAATCAAGTTCAAAATTTTATATATAATTTATTAAAAGATAAGTATGGAGAAGAAAAGGCTAAAAAATTATCAAGGATACTAACTGAGGGTAGATGGACTCATGATTATCCAATCACAGTAGAAGAGGCAAAAAAACTTGGTTTGGATGTAGATACAAATGTCCCAGAGGAAGTTTATGCATTGATGGAGTTGTATAAACAGCCAGTTAGACAGAGAGGAACTGTTGAATTTATGCCATATTCAAACCCTCAAAATAGTAATATTAAATAA
- a CDS encoding AAA family ATPase: protein MEIGILDIKGSLPLFEDFGNLPTKIIDEKNYKEIKDLEVLIIPGGSLIESNSLTNELKKEIVNFDGYIIGICSGFQILSKKVDVGRKSTIPIFREGLGLLDVEFYPLVCTDRVKFELKKSIFGEGVGEGFHCHTYGDIKIVDKETKILTISNVKKLNYKINEEKNIISGAFKGKVFGTMAHNFLDNEFIRDNFLKHLNVEEDEKEEIFTKNKIIKEELKKRALKYRINPKLYHKEDKSKDKNKKYGIILLSTSSNSGKTFITTAISGKLDGKVFVAKIGGDVRDIVPPLYLLREKMTKYNSIKIGERGWVKVNEFLEYVKNSEYKYIIVEGVMGAFTAAFKNLSSYQIAKKLGFSVYIISSCNLSGIEGAFIEAISYYNLLKDIGIKVEGIILNKVYDWNIFNKLKELAEKYNIKLYGVGKVSNESRGLIPEIEIDYESFCKNALNVDLNIDIPEVNLEDNSITKNIYDKNDNFLAVLDKWIKRIFNMRGT from the coding sequence ATGGAAATTGGAATTTTGGATATAAAAGGTTCTTTGCCACTATTTGAAGATTTTGGTAACTTACCTACAAAAATTATTGATGAAAAAAATTACAAAGAAATTAAAGATTTAGAAGTTTTGATAATTCCGGGAGGTAGTTTAATAGAGAGTAATTCATTAACTAATGAGTTAAAGAAAGAAATAGTCAATTTTGATGGATACATTATAGGAATATGCAGTGGCTTTCAAATATTATCAAAAAAAGTAGATGTTGGTAGAAAAAGCACTATTCCTATTTTTAGAGAAGGTTTAGGGTTGTTAGATGTAGAATTTTATCCATTGGTTTGCACTGATAGAGTTAAATTTGAATTAAAAAAATCTATCTTTGGGGAGGGAGTTGGAGAAGGTTTTCACTGTCACACATATGGAGATATAAAAATAGTTGATAAAGAGACAAAAATTTTAACAATATCAAATGTTAAAAAGTTAAATTATAAGATAAATGAGGAAAAAAATATAATTTCTGGGGCTTTTAAAGGAAAGGTCTTTGGAACTATGGCCCATAACTTTTTAGACAATGAATTTATTAGAGACAATTTTTTAAAGCATTTGAATGTTGAGGAAGATGAGAAGGAAGAAATTTTTACAAAAAATAAGATAATAAAAGAGGAATTAAAAAAGAGAGCATTAAAATATAGAATAAATCCTAAGTTATATCATAAAGAGGATAAATCAAAAGATAAGAACAAAAAATATGGAATTATATTATTATCTACATCATCAAACAGTGGAAAAACATTTATAACTACTGCAATATCTGGAAAATTAGACGGAAAGGTTTTTGTAGCTAAAATTGGAGGAGATGTTAGAGATATAGTTCCTCCTCTTTATTTGTTAAGAGAAAAGATGACAAAATACAACAGCATAAAAATTGGTGAGAGGGGTTGGGTTAAGGTAAATGAATTTTTAGAATATGTAAAAAATTCAGAGTATAAATATATAATTGTTGAAGGAGTTATGGGAGCTTTTACTGCCGCATTTAAAAATCTATCTTCTTACCAAATTGCTAAAAAACTTGGATTTTCTGTTTATATTATAAGTTCCTGTAATTTAAGTGGAATTGAAGGAGCATTTATTGAGGCAATCTCTTATTATAATCTACTTAAAGATATTGGAATAAAAGTAGAAGGAATTATTTTGAATAAGGTGTATGATTGGAATATCTTTAATAAGTTAAAAGAGTTGGCAGAAAAGTATAACATAAAACTTTATGGAGTAGGAAAAGTATCTAATGAAAGTAGAGGGCTTATTCCAGAGATAGAGATTGACTATGAAAGTTTTTGCAAAAATGCACTTAATGTTGATTTAAATATAGATATTCCAGAAGTTAATTTAGAAGATAACAGCATAACAAAAAATATATATGATAAAAACGATAATTTTTTAGCGGTATTAGATAAATGGATAAAAAGAATATTTAATATGAGGGGAACATAA
- a CDS encoding transcription factor S, whose product MVKFCPKCNNLMLPKNGKLKCAVCGYEEESTESRSKEYEYKEHLESKKVKITVIEGKSLDTLPTTRIECPKCGHNEAYWWLQQTRCADEPETRFYKCKKCGHTWREYD is encoded by the coding sequence ATGGTAAAGTTTTGCCCAAAGTGTAATAATTTAATGTTACCAAAAAATGGAAAATTAAAATGTGCTGTTTGTGGATATGAGGAAGAATCTACTGAGAGTAGAAGTAAAGAATATGAATATAAAGAACACTTAGAAAGTAAAAAAGTAAAAATTACAGTTATTGAAGGAAAAAGTTTAGATACATTACCAACTACAAGAATTGAATGTCCAAAATGTGGGCATAATGAGGCATATTGGTGGCTACAACAGACAAGATGTGCTGATGAGCCAGAAACAAGATTCTACAAGTGTAAAAAATGTGGTCATACTTGGAGAGAGTATGATTAA
- a CDS encoding TrkA family potassium uptake protein, producing METFKKIILGIFIIILLIVIESVILMICEGWDFFTAFYTAVVTISTVGYGDYTPKTFIGKLSIIVFIFAGVGAVAYTMSNIAEFLIEGHFKKYYRSKKMSDKLKKLQNHYIICGYGRLGRVVAYELKKSGIPFVVIDKDEKLLQEAIEKDPSLICIVGDATSDDILKKAGIDRAKGLISVVTSDAENVFITLSAKKLNPNIYIVAKADDQSTLDKLIKAGADRAVCPYIVGGLEIAKIAINPDVVEFIHSLVASQEDIEIRRFVIKNYELDNKSIKDSKIREKTGATILAIKKGNKMITSPTPNTIINVGDIIYAFGTKEQLEKLRKYVEGD from the coding sequence ATGGAAACTTTTAAAAAGATAATCTTAGGGATTTTTATTATAATTTTGCTCATAGTTATTGAGTCAGTAATATTAATGATTTGCGAAGGATGGGACTTTTTTACAGCATTTTATACAGCAGTTGTGACAATATCAACAGTTGGTTATGGAGATTATACTCCAAAAACATTTATTGGAAAGTTGTCCATAATTGTATTCATATTTGCTGGTGTCGGGGCAGTAGCCTATACGATGAGTAACATTGCTGAGTTTCTTATAGAAGGACATTTTAAAAAATATTACAGGTCGAAAAAGATGTCTGATAAACTTAAAAAACTTCAAAATCATTATATAATTTGTGGTTATGGAAGATTGGGAAGGGTTGTAGCATATGAGTTAAAAAAATCAGGAATTCCTTTTGTTGTTATTGATAAAGATGAGAAATTATTGCAAGAGGCTATTGAAAAAGATCCAAGTCTTATATGTATCGTTGGAGATGCAACATCTGATGACATATTAAAAAAGGCAGGGATTGATAGGGCTAAGGGTTTAATATCAGTAGTAACCTCCGACGCTGAAAATGTATTTATCACCTTATCAGCAAAAAAATTAAATCCAAATATTTACATAGTTGCAAAAGCAGATGATCAATCAACCTTAGATAAATTAATAAAAGCGGGGGCAGATAGGGCTGTATGTCCTTATATAGTTGGAGGTTTGGAAATTGCAAAAATAGCCATTAATCCAGATGTTGTTGAATTTATCCATTCATTAGTGGCTTCACAGGAAGATATAGAAATTAGAAGATTTGTTATAAAAAATTATGAACTTGACAATAAATCAATAAAGGATTCAAAAATTAGAGAAAAGACAGGGGCTACAATTTTAGCTATTAAAAAAGGAAATAAGATGATTACAAGTCCAACGCCTAACACAATAATTAACGTTGGAGATATTATATATGCATTTGGAACTAAAGAACAACTTGAAAAATTAAGAAAGTATGTTGAAGGAGATTAA